The genome window CTGTTCTGAGAGAAACCGAACTCAGCCAGTTTGCCTCGCAATTTACCGATATGGGCGAATTCGGTATTCTCATTCCATTCCTGATTGCCGCTTTTCTGAAAACAGCCCAGGGTTCATCCACCGTTTCCATCATTACTACTGCGGCCATTGCGGCTCCACTTTTGGCTCCGCTCGGACTTGAATCGGCCATCGGAAAAGCGTTGGTTGTTTTGGCTATTGGTGCAGGCTCTCTGACCGTTTCACACGTCAACGACAGTTACTTTTGGGTGGTTGCCAAATTCTCGGAGATGGATACATCAACTGCCCTGAAAACGCATACCATTGCTACCGCAATTATGGGAGTAACGGGTTACCTGACGGTACAGGTGTTAGCGTGGATATTGATTTAGACTTTTTATCGGATTAGCCAGCCGTCTGAAAGCTTGCGCAGGCCTGGGCATCTATCACTCAAAAAATCTTTTTGATCTCCTGAATCCACCTCAACCATACTCTCATCTCTTCTTCAGTAAAAACGTTTTTTAGCCTCTTCAAGCATCGCTATTGTTGCGGTTGCGCCCACACGGGTTACCCCCAACTCTTTAACCCTCAAAAGGTCGTCCAGTGTTCTCACTCCACCCGCAGCTTTTACCTGTACATTCTCCGGCGAGTGTTTTCGCATCAATTTTAAATCGTGCTCAGTGGCTCCCTGGTAGCTGTATTTACCATCCGCACCTTTTACAAACCCATATCCCGTCGATGTTTTTACAAAATCTGCACCGGCCGAAGCACAAATCTCGCAAAGCTTAATTTTAAACCGGTCATCTGTAAGGAAATCATTTTCAAAAATCACCTTCAGGATTGCGTTATGGGAGTGTGTTTCTTCTGCCACAGCACGAATTTCATCTTCTACATACTCCCATTCTTCCTGAAGTACCTTCCCTATATTCACAACCATATCGATCTCAACAGCTCCATCTTCGCACGCATTTTTAGTTTCGTTGACTTTAATTTCCGTTGCCGAATTTCCATGAGGGAAACCAATAACGGTTCCAACCAACACATCCGATTCTTTTAGCCATTCCACAGCATCTTTAACAGCGTAAGGTTTTATACAAACGGAAGCTGTATCATATTTTTTGGCCACCATACATTCTTCTTTCAGCTCATCATCCGTCATAGTTGGATGAAGTAGTGAGTGGTCTATCATCTTAGCGAGTTCTTTAACTTTATCCATCTGTCTTTTAACATTTTATTTGTAGAGTTCCTGTCAGCAAAGTAATAATTCAGCACAGAAATATCACTTAAACCTACTATCAAACCTGGGATGAAACGATCTGATTCTATCTATCATTTTATAGATGAATATTAAATATAAACAAATACTTAATACTCTATGAGTAATAAAGTAATTGAAAATTATACAACGGACTTATACGAACTCATTAAACACACTCAAACCGTTATTCGAACCCAAAAAAATTCGGATAAGTTAATGAATCCAAAAGCTGTTGATCTGCTTCATGATATCGACATGGCATTAACCAATCAGATCAATTCCCTTGAAGATATGGGTATTCTGAACAGTGGAACTAAGAAGACAGTGAAGGATAAACTTGCGAAGGCCACCGGAAAAATTGCCGGGCTTGTTGACAGTGCAAGAGATGATGCTGCTTCTAAAATGATCCGGGATGATTATACTGCACTGAGCATGATTGCATCCGGCTATACGATGTTACACACAACCGCACTTAGTGAAGACAATGATAATCTTGCCACCTTTACACAGGAAAGCCTGACCAGAATTGCGCAACTTATTACGGACACAAGTACAGTGCTGCCTCATATTGTAGCCGAAGAAATGGACGCTTCAGATATTGCGGATAAAGCTGAGGAGAATACTCAGAAAGCCTGGAAACCTGAGAATTTTCTTGTCGAGTAATCTAATTTGATGAACAGAAGCCCTGCCTGGTGGCAGTACGTGTTTAGATGCTTCGATAAATTA of Balneolaceae bacterium contains these proteins:
- a CDS encoding Na+/H+ antiporter NhaC family protein, producing the protein MENRFLFDLFVFAGNPIIALLVGVGLSFLMVKGSRETDQHSWLEEGLKKAGIIILITGAGGAFGSVLRETELSQFASQFTDMGEFGILIPFLIAAFLKTAQGSSTVSIITTAAIAAPLLAPLGLESAIGKALVVLAIGAGSLTVSHVNDSYFWVVAKFSEMDTSTALKTHTIATAIMGVTGYLTVQVLAWILI
- the deoC gene encoding deoxyribose-phosphate aldolase — encoded protein: MDKVKELAKMIDHSLLHPTMTDDELKEECMVAKKYDTASVCIKPYAVKDAVEWLKESDVLVGTVIGFPHGNSATEIKVNETKNACEDGAVEIDMVVNIGKVLQEEWEYVEDEIRAVAEETHSHNAILKVIFENDFLTDDRFKIKLCEICASAGADFVKTSTGYGFVKGADGKYSYQGATEHDLKLMRKHSPENVQVKAAGGVRTLDDLLRVKELGVTRVGATATIAMLEEAKKRFY